The DNA region TTCGCGGTGAGCGTGCTGGTGGCGAACTACCATATCTTCTCGGAGTGGCTCTCGCTGCTCGTGAAGACCCGCAGCTCGCAGGCCGTGAAGCGCCTGCTGGACCTCCAGCCCGACACAGCCCGGGTCGTGCGGCCGACCCCGGCCGGCCAGGAGGAGGTCGTGGTGGCGATCGGCGACGTCGCCGTCGGCGACCTGGTGCGCGTGCGCCCCGGCGAGCGCGTGCCGGTGGACGGCGAGGTGGTCGAGGGCCGCTCGGCGGTGGACCAGGCGCTGGTCACCGGTGAGCCGCTGCCCGTCGAGAAGGCCGCGGGCGACACGGTCATTGGCGGCTCGATCAACGGGTCGGGCACGCTCCTGGTACGCGTCACTGCTGTTGGCGAGCAGAGCTTCCTCCAGCAGGTGGTGCGCAGCGTCGAGGACGCACGAGCGCTCAAGCCCGGCATCCTGCACCTCGTCGACCGCATCCTCGTCGTCTACACCCCCGGCGTGCTGATCCTCGCCGCCCTGGCGCTGATCGGCTGGATCGTCGGGCCCTGGCTGCTCGCCGGGCAGCCGGACGTCGAGCGAGCGGTCTTCGCCGCCCTCTCGGTGCTGGTGATGGGCTACCCCTGCGCCGTGGGCATCGCCGCGCCGCTGGCGATCGTGCGCGGTGCTGGCGAGGCGGCCGACCACGGCATCCTGATGCGGACCGGGGAGGCGTTCCAGGCCTTCCGGTCGGTGCGAACCGTGGTACTGGACAAGACCGGCACGCTCACGGTGGGCAAGCCGACGGTGCTGGAGATCGAGCCCGCGCCCGGCGCGGGGAGGGCCGAAGAGCTGCTCGCGGTCGCGGCAGCCGCCGAGTCGGCCTCGGAGCACCCCCTCGGCCAGGCGGTGCTGGACGCCGCGCTCGACCGGGGCCTGGACGTGCCGGCGGTGGACGACTTCGAGGCCGTCCCGGGCCGAGGGGTGGCCGCGCGCCTGGCCGGCCAGCTGGTGCTGGTTGGCCGGCCGAGCTTTCTGGAGGAGCAGGGCATCGATACGACCGCGCTGGCCGCCCGGATCGCCGAGCTGGAGTCCGCCGGCCGCACGGTCGTCGCGGTCGCCTGGGGCGGCCGCCTGCGCGGCATCATCGCGCTGGGCGACGAGCTGCGCCCCGACGCCGCGGCGGTCGTGGCCGCCCTGCGCCGGGCGGGCCTGCGGCCGGTCCTGGTGACCGGCGATAACCGGCGCGCGGCCGAGCGTGTGGCCCAGGCCGTGGGCATCGAGCCGCAGCATGTGTACGCCGGCGTGCTCCCCGGCGAGAAGGCGGAGCTGGTCCGGCGGCTGCAGGGCGAGGGACGCGGGCGTGTGGCGATGGTGGGCGACGGGATCAACGACGCGCCGGCGCTGATGCAGGCGGACGTGGGGATCGCCATGGGCACCGGCACCGACATCGCCCTCGAGTCGGCCGACATCATCATCGTCAGTGACCGGCTCGAGGCGATCGTCGATGCGCGTACGATCAGCATGCGTAGCTACCGTAAGACGCTACAGAATGTGGCGCTCGCCTTTCTCTTCAACGGCATTGGTCTCCCCCTAGCCGCTGCTGGCCTGATCTACCCGGTCTGGGCCATGGTAGCTATGGCGCTTTCGGTCACTGCGATTTTCCTGAACTCGCTTGGGGACCGGCCTACGCTCTTCATCAATGCCGTCCTCAGCGTCGGCCGCTCGGCAAACTAACCTTGCCCCGGCAGCTACGGCAGCCCCATCGGTCGCCCACGCTGCAGGGCAGAACTCTGGAACCCTTGCCTTCATGCATCTGGCCTTGAATCCCGAGTTCGGCGAACGTCAGCGCGTTCGCCGCTGTTTTGACTATGCCGCCGTAGGACTCCTTCATGTGAGGCATACCCGTCCGGGGCCCTCCAGTGGACGTAAGTCAGGAAGGAGAGTCCGGGGTCCACTACCCAGAAGATGGCTTCAGAACGCGCGGCAGGTCCTGCAAGCCTCCTACCCACAACCCCAAATAACCTACTCCTGCCCTCCGAAGACTCTGCCCCTACTTCCTATATCTACCAAACAAGTGGGCGAGGCCGCTGGAGCTCTAACATGCGGGCACAGATCCCTCATCCTCATGTCAGGTCATCGAGGTTCCTATAGCGGATCCCCAGCCCTTGTTCCCTTTCATCGCAGAGGCAAAGGACCTCGGCATGACGGCCGCTAGCCTAGCGCGCAGCCTGTAGTGCCCACTCATGCAATTATGTAAACTGTTGCTGTTAACGCAGGCCATTGGATCCATGTTCGGTGCCACCCACTTCATCAGGGATAGCGTCAGCCTGCTGGGTGCCTATGGATTCCTCCCGCAGCAGATCTATTGAGATCAGGATACTTTCAGTAGTCATCAGCCCCTCACACTCCCCCGACGCGAGGGTGACCTCCTGTCCAAAAGCTAGTGGTAGGGAGATCCAGAAAGTACATGCAAGGTACATTCTACGAGGTAGCCCACGACCCCTCCCTCAGCCGACGCCAGCGCAGCAGCCCGCTCGTGATCAGTAGCAGCCCCTCCTTCCACGTTCAATCGAACACCACTTGGCCTCACACCATTACTCGTCCTCAAATAGCATCTCCATGGGCGCAGCGTCGCCAGCAGGAGGATTTTCGGGCACGAGCTCCCAGATGGCACCTCGCATGTGCACGTGTTATGTTGAGCATCTCGTGCCTGGATCTTCTGTAGGCCCCGTTTGACAGCCCATAGCTCGCCTAAGGCAGTAACTTGTGCTCGAGGCGCTACAGAGGGTTGGCCTGAGGGGGTGATCGTCAGGTACGAACTGTGCTCGCCAGCAACCTGGTAACAACATGTGACTAAGCGCGGGGGAAGTCCAGCTCCCATCACTCATCATAAGTCCGAGGTGAGCATGGAACCACCCCTCTCGCCAGCCCGGGATAGTTAGTAGGCGCCGCAGTGCTGCTCTGGATGGGCTACCAACCCCCAGTGCGCTCCTGCCGTGATGGTGTCAGCTCAAGGTCCACTCCTTGCCGCAGGCCCGTACGCGCACGCCCCGCAGGTCGCCCCATAGCACCTTCACCTCGGGCACCCACTGGCCGGTCTCGGCATCTAGCCGCTGGGTGTAGGTGCCCCATCCCAGCCCCGTGGACCAGAAGCAGGTGAAGACTCCTTCCTCCGCGGAAGCAGCCGTTACGGGACGAAAGGTCATCTCGCGCCTGGCCACATCGCAGGTGAAACCGCTGAGGGCGAGCAGGAGGGCCCAGCTGGCCATGGACCTGGCGTAGTGGTGACCACATTCCACCTCGTCCCAAGGGTTTCTACGCCGGCCATCGTGACGGCCCCGCACGGCGCCCACTATTTGCAGGCCCTCCTCCAGCAACCCCTCGTAGATCATGTGGGCGGCCACCTGGTACTCGCTGCCGGTGAACACCTCGTCGGAGTACGGGAAGGGGAACGTGGGCTGGCCACCTCGTGGCCATGTGCACATCAGCAGTCCTGCCTCATCGTTGAGAGCAAACGTCCTCTGGCAGTTGACGTGCTCGCTCAGATCAGCCCGGAAGTTGTAGCGCCATATCGAGCGGAGGGCTTGACGCACATGCTCCTCGGGTACGAGATATCCCATCCCCAGGACATGCGCCTGCAACTGCCCTAGTAGCTGGTCAGCCAGGCAGCCCTTTCCGTGCTGGTATGGCCAGGCATCCTCATCACCCAGCTGTTCGTAGTACTCGCCGTTCCAGAGCAGCTCGTCCAGGCGATGACTACCCCGCTCGAACACCTCTCGGCAGCGCCGTGCCAGATTCGCCTCCCCCAACACCTCCGCGAGCTCTTCCACCGCCCGGAGGGCGGCCAGGTAGTACAGCCCACACAGCGGGTTGGGGCCGTAGAACTCTACGTCGTAGGTGTTGTGCTGACGCCCATCAAGCACGCCGTCGCCATCGCCATCCCACTGCGCGCTGGCGTACGCCAGCGCGCTCTTCACCCCTGGCCAGACTCGCCGCAGCCACTCCATGTCGCCGCTCAATCGCCACTCGCGCAGCACCCTTAGGATGCTGCCCATCTGCCCGTCGGCCGCGGCCTCCGGTTGCTGGGACCCCCAGGGCCACACAAACTGCTCTCCGAACGTCCGGTACGTCCTAAAAGCCATCCAGCCACGCTCATCCGTCTCCACTTCGAATTCTATCCGTCGCATCTCCCTCTCCAGTGATGGGAAGAGGAACGCCAGGGTGTGGGCGTAGCTCCACACGTGCGTACAGCTACCCTCACAGCATCCCCTGTCGTCAAAGCAACCCTCCCACGCCAAGAACCTCCCGTCCTCCAGCCAGAAACAGGTATTGCTCCGCAGGGGCACGATGTTGGCCGATAGCGCCTCC from Thermobaculum terrenum ATCC BAA-798 includes:
- a CDS encoding heavy metal translocating P-type ATPase, whose amino-acid sequence is MEQRTFRVAGLRCKTCEYRIQKALSRLEGVRRSRADHRCGEVLVVFDATRTPESVVRACLERAGCKILERYWAEVLPDGRARFRAKIRGLHCSLCTATIEKALGRQPGVYKVAVSLTHEQALIEYDPARVQPEELLQTLREIGYTIWDPRKTRPYEEEEADLAREAQRLFAAIGFSLATLALILRFEGLWMLLVPAVTAATLLTVAFLLLRGQGRGRAVGGTAALALVTGTLAASNLLQIGRPLVPWVVGGFALAVVLGVAPHILAMAFQSLRRGILNQHVLLEVGAFAGIAGGLIGLVFRPAGYPTAAFFAVSVLVANYHIFSEWLSLLVKTRSSQAVKRLLDLQPDTARVVRPTPAGQEEVVVAIGDVAVGDLVRVRPGERVPVDGEVVEGRSAVDQALVTGEPLPVEKAAGDTVIGGSINGSGTLLVRVTAVGEQSFLQQVVRSVEDARALKPGILHLVDRILVVYTPGVLILAALALIGWIVGPWLLAGQPDVERAVFAALSVLVMGYPCAVGIAAPLAIVRGAGEAADHGILMRTGEAFQAFRSVRTVVLDKTGTLTVGKPTVLEIEPAPGAGRAEELLAVAAAAESASEHPLGQAVLDAALDRGLDVPAVDDFEAVPGRGVAARLAGQLVLVGRPSFLEEQGIDTTALAARIAELESAGRTVVAVAWGGRLRGIIALGDELRPDAAAVVAALRRAGLRPVLVTGDNRRAAERVAQAVGIEPQHVYAGVLPGEKAELVRRLQGEGRGRVAMVGDGINDAPALMQADVGIAMGTGTDIALESADIIIVSDRLEAIVDARTISMRSYRKTLQNVALAFLFNGIGLPLAAAGLIYPVWAMVAMALSVTAIFLNSLGDRPTLFINAVLSVGRSAN
- a CDS encoding GH116 family glycosyl-hydrolase, with product MSRYTREYGPEATALAFPLGGIGTGNVSLGARGDLRDWEICNRPAKGNRLPNTFFALWTRTASGRCVTRVLEGPIQPPHDGSHGYHPSTGAGLPRCRHSRFRGEYPLAWVELADPALPVRVSLEAYTPLIPLCPEDSGIPCAILSYTVENTSDEVVALTLVGSLTNPVGGVTFDRFGNYRGAGGNQNEYRESEVYRGLWLRSTTLPSDDLRYGDMTLATDHPVITYKRAWLRGAWWDYLREFWQDLSEDGRLEDLGYESPSEPGKTDTCSLGLRDELAPGETHTYRFVLTWYFPNRPHSWREEAGEIVRNHYASRFASSWDVAGYVFTHLARLEQGTKLFHDALFESTLPDCVLEALSANIVPLRSNTCFWLEDGRFLAWEGCFDDRGCCEGSCTHVWSYAHTLAFLFPSLEREMRRIEFEVETDERGWMAFRTYRTFGEQFVWPWGSQQPEAAADGQMGSILRVLREWRLSGDMEWLRRVWPGVKSALAYASAQWDGDGDGVLDGRQHNTYDVEFYGPNPLCGLYYLAALRAVEELAEVLGEANLARRCREVFERGSHRLDELLWNGEYYEQLGDEDAWPYQHGKGCLADQLLGQLQAHVLGMGYLVPEEHVRQALRSIWRYNFRADLSEHVNCQRTFALNDEAGLLMCTWPRGGQPTFPFPYSDEVFTGSEYQVAAHMIYEGLLEEGLQIVGAVRGRHDGRRRNPWDEVECGHHYARSMASWALLLALSGFTCDVARREMTFRPVTAASAEEGVFTCFWSTGLGWGTYTQRLDAETGQWVPEVKVLWGDLRGVRVRACGKEWTLS